One window of the Rissa tridactyla isolate bRisTri1 chromosome 9, bRisTri1.patW.cur.20221130, whole genome shotgun sequence genome contains the following:
- the FUNDC2 gene encoding FUN14 domain-containing protein 2 yields the protein MAVPSGGVKEDTFKVLDLAEYTKNRPWWRKVFAPSSGSSAEKYNVATQLLIGGVTGWCTGFIFQKVGKLAATAVGGGFFLLQIANHTGYIKVDWKLVERDVNKAKQQLKFHSSGNKMSPEVKSKVDEVIIFLKKNVILTGGFAGGFLLGMAS from the exons ATGGCGGTGCCGAGCGGAG GTGTGAAGGAGGACACGTTCAAAGTGCTGGACCTGGCGGAGTACACCAAGAACCGGCCCTGGTGGCGCAAGGTCTTCGCCCCCAGCTCGGGGTCGAGCGCCGAGAAATACAACGTGGCCACACAGCTGCTGATCGGAGGGGTCACGGGATG GTGTACTGGATTCATCTTCCAGAAAGTTGGGAAGCTGGCAGCGACGGCGGTGGGAGGTGGCTTTTTCCTACTTCAG ATTGCAAACCACACGGGATACATCAAAGTGGACTGGAAGCTAGTAGAACGGGATGTGAATAAAgccaagcagcagctgaaatttCACAGCAGCGGTAACAAAATGTCTCCAGAAGTGAAAAGCAAAGTGGATGAG GTGATCAtatttttgaagaagaatgttATCCTGACTGGAGGGTTTGCTGGAGGATTCCTGCTCGGAATGGCATCCTAG
- the CMC4 gene encoding cx9C motif-containing protein 4 produces MSQKDPCQKQACAIQKCLQANNYVESKCETVLQEMRKCCARYPKGRSICCSGFEKEEREREKFKATSEGIPPSPQ; encoded by the exons ATGTCCCAGAAGGATCCCTGCCAGAAACAAGCCTGTGCAATACAGAAATGCTTGCAAG CGAACAACTACGTGGAGTCTAAGTGTGAGACCGTGCTTCAGGAAATGCGGAAGTGCTGCGCCCGGTACCCCAAGGGCAGATCCATCTGTTGTTCAGGgtttgagaaagaagaaagggagagagaaaagtttAAGGCGACTTCAGAAGGAATTCCCCCATCACCTCAGTAA
- the MTCP1 gene encoding protein p13 MTCP-1: MAEGGHAGAPPVRLWVRRVGVYCDEHRKTWLVAAEEEEGMLRARIQRVQVPLGEALRPSQLPPSRLPHMWQLSQGEQYRDSNSRVWEIEHHLMLGGVEELLLKLVPGD, from the exons ATGGCAGAAGGAGGGCATGCTGGCGCTCCTCCTGTCCGGCTCTGGGTGCGACGCGTAGGTGTTTACTGCGATGAGCACCGCAAAACGTGGCTCGTGGCTGCGGAAGAG GAGGAAGGTATGCTGAGGGCTCGGATCCAAAGAGTTCAGGTTCCCCTGGGTGAGGCGCTGCGACCCAGCCAGCTCCCCCCATCCCGGCTGCCTCATATGTGGCAGCTGTCCCAGGGTGAGCAGTACAGGGATAGTAACTCTCGCGTTTGGGAGATAGAGCACCATCTCATG CTTGGTGGTGTTGAAGAACTGCTGCTTAAACTCGTGCCTGGTGATTAA